From the genome of Solanum stenotomum isolate F172 chromosome 5, ASM1918654v1, whole genome shotgun sequence:
AAAAAATTTCGTTAATTTTATTTAGCgataaattactaaaaaaatgttaattacatgtttttgaGCGATAGATTAACAATGAATTTCGTTGctaattcattttctttctatctttttttttgtttgtgtgtAGTCCATTTCTTGCTAATTCTATTTAGCGATGAATtactaaaaattattaattacatgtttttgaGTGATAGATTAACAATGAATTTCGTTGCTAATTCCTTTTCTCTctgtctttttgttttgtttgtgtatagtccctttatttattttgtaacgCTTATAATTAAGGTCCAATTATGGATCGTCTAGAGGTAAATTATCATTAATGATTAATATGCTTTTCATATAGATATCAACAAGATTGAAGCTAATGGGATTATTCATTCAATTCCCACACAAGAAGAAGACTTCACCAATGTAAGTTCTTTTTTCAACTTTGATTTTGCTTTAAATGATTTCGATGTGTGTGAATTAGAAGATTCAATTCCCATTAATTTTGTTGAAAGACataattaattacataaaaatatgtcatttctaAAGCTTAAGCCATTTGTTTGACACTGCAGCAACGCAACATAACATATATTCTGAATTTGAGTTCACTGTCAAAAATCAGGTTAACACGAGAGACATGTTAAAAagacataattaataaatagaaaGTAGCTTTTACACCCTCCTCCTAAAATAATTGCCGCTTAAAAAATTCAAGACTATAATTAGTAATTATTTCCAACTATATCCtcatattaataaattacttcCTCTTATGTTCAATTCTAAAAAAGATCCAATAAATAGGGCCAGACATGTTATAGTAAATGATTAccttgtatttattatttttctacgTGAACATGAAAAAAGCTAAAACGAAgatttattttgaatatgagGAGATGTATGAGATGAGATAATCACGCAATTCAAAAGATTTTAACTTTAATGaaacttcttcctttttttttttttaatatattgtctTTTATGGTTCTTGACAGCTCATGGGGATGGAGGAATGTGAAGACAGAGATGAAGTTTGTTTAAATAGAAGGATGGTAGCTGAGGCTCACTTGGATTACATATATACTCAAAACAAACCTAAGCCCTAAAGGCTAAAGAGGGATTAATTATCTCTACATTAAACTACAAAGCTTATCTACATGTAGAAGAAGTTTAGATATGATATTTTATACCAAcaaaagtatttttaattaatttatcataAGATGTAGCATTTGTCTATTAATAATGGAGTATATGTTTTATGAGCTATTAATGAGTAGTGGAAACTTTTAATTACTCTTTTATGCGTCTTCACAAGTATATGGTGATTTGAGATGTTTCACTTAAGAggcatatttttttatgtttgaacaTCAATCTTATTAATAAGCGATCTCCACTCTTTtttatctagagtcatgtcctcaaTAATATGAAATTGTGCAATAtgttgtctaatcacctctctcAATACATTttcggcctacctctacccctctgTCTATCCCTTACAATCAACCTCTCACATCTCCTCATTGGGGCGTCTATGCAcctcctcttcacatgtccaaatcATTTCAGTCTCGCCACTTAAACCTTTAAGAAGTCATAAAATTGTACTATGGCTAGTGAGACATAAATTCTCTAGGAACTAAAGTCATGCCTGAACATAACTGGAGAAATAtcataatacaaaaatatatacttacTTCTCGCAAGAAAAGGTTGTTTGTTTTGACATAAATTAAGACCAGCACAAAATAGGGACAAATGTGCAAATGACCGTTAAGAAGTCCTCTTTTCTAAACCTCTTAACATCTAATACTCGTGTTTCCAACTTTAACCAATTAGTTACGAATTGCAATATACAGCTTTTTATGGACAATAATTGCTATTAAAGTTGGAAGCACGAGTATCAGATGTTGAGACAAGAGGACTTCATAAGggtcatttgcacttttgtccccttttttttggtttcccaggTGTTCAGTACCCACATTTCAGCCCGACTAAATCCGAATTCGCACTGAAAAATCCCACCTAGGTTTTTCATTTATGTCACAACAAACAACAGATAATATCAATAATCAATCAACTACAATTGAGTTGCAATTAATTGGAGTCGGCTATATGAATAATCATCTGTTTTGATTTTGCTCTATTCGGGACCATAGTTATAGAACCAACAGCTTGAAACAGCATCAAGCAAGAACTTACAAGGAGAATGCATCGCAAGTTTAACTATGTTTTCATCTCACATCCAAAATACACATAGTACACCATCTATAAAAAGGGATAATGGCACGAACACCGAAATAAAGAAAGGAATTCCAACTATTTTCCAGCCTCAAATCAGTAGCAAGATGTAATGCTTTACTTAAAACTTAAATCCATAGCTCATAGAGAAGGTGATGCAGTAGCTTGCTTAGGTCATAACTCTGATGTTGCAGTTCGAATGGAAATGCAGCTCGATGATTTTGGTTCAATGGCAACAGTTGCTCAGCAGAGGCGAAgctgttatttcagctttatgggttttgagtttttgaacGACAACTTCAAGTGCTAATAACTAGCACTTGGTTTCTAAATTTAATGTTGTacatattttatgaattttctgAAACAAACATTGTTTGAGCAAAGGCTAATGGGTTCAGCCGAACCGCATATGAGCTTCTACCGCCTCCATGTTGCTCAGGACAATGTAAGATACAAAGGATTCAACCGAAATTGGATAACATGATGCCAAAAATGTAAGATTGTCATCACATTATAACTTAAAAGCAAAGCCTAGAAGAGGCTTAACAAGGAAGATGCACAAGCAGTACAAGTAAATTGTACTGAACCTATCCACCTTGAACTAACATACCCCTGTGCAATTCCTTTTAATCCATGAACTCAGTAAACCAGTCTTCCGACTCCTGCAAAATTGAAACAGTGGTATCAAATATAAGTCAAGTAATGACAACTAATCCAATCAAGCACGTAAGTAATCACAGCTAGCAGTAACTTgttcaaagagaaaaaaaataccaaaGAACAATATATCAACTATAATAAGCATAATAAAGCAAGTTGGCAATTCCTATGCATAATTAAAGGAATGATCGATCCCCAGAAATTCTCTGCATTAAGATTCCTCTTCTTTATGTCAGTCCACTGAGTTTCAGTTTTCAACTTAGGCCACAGAAGTCATCTATTTAGGAGAACTCAACCAATATCTTAACCAATAAGCACCGAGAACTGAATGAGAAGATAAAAACAAAGACTTAAAGTAAGGGAGCTAACCATTTAAACCTCAATTCAAACACTTAGAGAATCATATTCAACTATAAGCAGAGTTAAAACCAGAATATCAACATCATCCATCAATACCCACATATATCCTCATAGAAATAGATATTACGTGCATTTAACTGTACCTGATGCATGCTGACATGACAAATCTGTCTTTATTCAATAGCATATAGTGAAATAACTCAACAAGCTTATTTATGACAAATACAAAGTACATCAAACACCAAAAAGTCACAAAAACTCCAACATAAACTATATGACACCCTTTCACCGTGTTGATTCAACACAACAATTATTCCCATTTTGTTTATACACAGTTCAATCAAGCACAAAAATGTTATACTTAATATAGTTAATACAACACAAACTAAATCAGACCGGTAACTTGGAATTGAATCTACATAACCATTCTCATTTATTTTATAGATCAGACATGTCAAAGGAAAAACTTATGGATACAGTTGACGTACCTGTTTTATATCATCCTTAAGCATCCAATTTTGAGAATCTTCTGATGTACAGTTCTTGTGGACTATAGGATTCTGAATACCGCTTTCGTTCAATGAATCATCCATGTAAACAGCTCCTTTGAACATCCACTTGTCACTCTTTTcatcataaaaatcttcaaaaacCTGACCACACAAGACACATACACACTGACTTTCATCAGCAGGAACCATAACCTCAGTGCATTCTGATAGTTTGCTAGAACCTCCAGTTGGTACTGCCAATATACCACAGTGTGGGACGCTACCGGTTCCAGCAAACCATTCCCCCGAATTTAAATACCACCTCCTTTCACTATGCAACAGTTTCCCATCTGGATTCCTTAATGCATGCCATTCCAAGTGTCTATCAAGTTGCACTCGGAGCTTAAGTCGAAGACCACATATGCCACATTGATGTGGAACGTCATCAAGAAGTTCACTGATGACACCAGGATTGGACTCCCGAATTACACCTGGTTTAAATGCatcttctctctcttctttgtTGGACTGAGGTAATGCATCAGGGATTTTAGCAGCAGGTTTAGAGAGAGACAGCTCATCCTTTTGAGACGAGCAAGTGGATGAGGAAATTGGAGCAGATACACCAGGAGTTGAACTGATGCTTGCAGGAGGACACTGGAACCGAGTTTGTGGAGGTGTCGGTGGAGGAGTTGAAGTTGGAGACTCCTCCTTTGACGCAGATATCAATCCCTTTGCCATCAATGAATTCAAAAGTTTTGCAACAGGATTAGAAGCAGCATTTACCACATTTGGAGCCTGCAATGATTCACTACCTACCGGAGTTGGAGCAGGGTCAGGTGGCAGTCGTGGTCGTTCTCCATTTCTCTGGGAATAACTTGGGGGATTTGAAACATTTCTGTCCGATTGTACGCTCACAACAGAATGTGGAGCCTTTGGTCCAGATGACAAAAGTTGGATAGGAGAACCACTGGGTATAGGAGGCTGTGCACCGGCTTGGGATGACAGAGGCCCCTTATCACAAGAATTCAGTGGTGTGCCGACACTAGAGCTACTATTAAGTACTCCACTCTTCATAACAGCAGCCAACAGACTACTCATACTCGTTTGACCTGAGGATTCAGAGCCTTGAAGAATGGAAGGCACGGTGCCAGAATGATCAGCAAAACCAGAAAGCTGAGTGACTATTGACTTTTGGCTGGGAATGGAAAATTCAGATTCAGGACTTTCTTGTTGGATTTTTTCAGGAAAAGAGACGTGATGTTCTTCTTGAAAAGATGACATCATGGAAGATGGATTATATCTTGGAGTCTGTGATATCTGTGAACTAACCAAATGAGCACTCTGAGATGTCATTGGCAGAGAGTCCTGGGGGACTTGCTTACGGGGATCTAAATTTGACCTCCTTGAAAATTGAGACATTCTTGGGTCTGCATGAGATTCAGTCTGTGTATGATAATCTCTAGTGAGACTGTTAACTACTTGACTAAAATTGCCGGTCGAGATTGATGGAGACGGAGGAAGCTGACGCATCGCTGACTCTAAAGATGGAGGGGCAGCTCCTCGAGTTTCTCGTGGTTGCATTATAGTTCCCCTGGATCCATTTGCAGTCTTTGCTATTCCATAACTTGGTGTCCCCACATGACTTGAATCTTTCTGTGACTGGAAAGATTTCCCAACTATGGAGTTTGTAGCTGTTGGCAACCCACTGAAAGAGGTTAGATGACCTCTTGGATGATCTGGAGTACTTTGAACAGAAGCCAAATGCCTAGCTTCATCTGACCACATCGATGATATTTGATTCTTGGAAGATGCTTGGCCATTGTCTTCTCTGGAAAGAGAGTCAGCCAAGGCTTCACTTTCAGCCTTTAACCTAAATATGTTTTGGGGTCTCGGATGTTGATTATCTAAGCCCTGCACATTCATGCAAATAACAAGATGAAGCATGAGGTTCTCTATTCATATTGCAGAAACACCAGACTAAACAACCAAAGAACAAGACAAGAAACCATGGAGGAGGAGGTTCATATAAAAAGTCAGACAAAACATCCAATTGCAAATGAATTAAAACCTCTCCACAAATTAAAGCATGATTATATCATTATAACAAAGGTAGCTAATTTTTATTCTGGGGAACTACTTAAGTATCCATCCTCAGTTCACCCTAGGTGAGAAGAAAGctgatatatatcatataataaGAAGATTGGTAGGGTAGAGAGGTATACAATAGGTGCTTTGAGATCTcaatagagagagagagggatGGAGggagtgagagagagagagaggccAACAAGGATCAGAAAGATGGGGATGGAAGTTCCTTTTCATGTTTGACAACTAGTAGTCTTACTCAAAACTGAAGTTAGTTTTTTGAGAATGAGAAGTAGTTGGCTGGTATAATGTGAAAATTATATAAGTGAACATTTTGAATTGGCCGTAAAAACCACACTAGCAGGTTAGATATTGCTGaaaatatttatagatataatcagcaatattttcaatttagaAGGGATACTCTACCAGAACATAATCTATAAGGGAGATGCACTGCACATGATGTACAAACAGGTtacttactttttcttttgggaAGGAAGGTGAGGGGCAGAATCAGGTAAACATTTACACTTACAGTTTTATATGGATCTTCGGATGCCCGTTGATCTTTATCTGCACAATTGACATCATCCCACATATACTCCTCTTCATCAGAACTCTGCCAACTCCGATCCATCAAAGTACCACTTTGATTGGCGAAGGAGTGTGTCGATTGTGGATATGCATCAGAATTTGCCGTATTCTGGGATGGACTTTGGACTCCATGCTTAAGGTCCAAGCCATTTCTTTGACTTAATATCTTACCATTTGCAGGATTGTACCAAGATTTATCACGTCCCTCTTCCTTTAGCTTTTCACCTGTTATTCTTAATCCAAATCCAGAACTCCTTGACAAATCAGAAACATATTCAGGATCTCCATATGCTGCACTTGTAGTTTTCTCGCGGATTCGCTCATTCAACTGCTCTTTCTGAACACACTACATATATTGCACTATCAACTGGCTTAGACTCATAGAAGAATCATGCATGTATATGTTAGAAACACATATATACCACACACCTTAGCAGATATATCGAACCAAGATCTTTCAGAACCTACACTGGTTGCTCTCTCTGGTTTCTGTATGTCCCGTGGAGTGATGTCATCAGCTGATCCTTTTGCCttaaatcataataaacaacaataataaggATAATTGACCAGGAGATATATGCGTAAGGAAAATCCTCAGAGCATCATTTATAACCAAAGCATTGATACTACTTGCTTGAACCAGTTTACATTACAAGTTGGCAAAACATCATGTAAAGATGgatcttgggcctaactcaaccccaaaagctagctcaaagggaggaggattgctcAAGCGTTAAGTCCACCCACCTCATTAACCActaatgtgggacttttgtcattcttcaACAATTACAATGAGTACACCCATCAATGAGGATATGAGTATTGAGACCTGATGAGGCGCATTTATATGTGTATTTATGCCTTTTCTCGTGTTTGAATTAGTGAATTTAAGTATTACATGATGTAATTCCTCACATATTTGTATAGTTTTTATGATAGATATGCAATGAAGGAGATGAGGAGGAAATACACAAGATTCAAGCGAAAGAGATGcaagaaatggagaaaaaacAGGTGAAGAATAATTGGGCACAAAACAGCCCCAACCATCGCAGCAGTCAAAGTTTTGATCACTGTGATGCTCCTTCAGAATTTGTTAGGCAGTCCTGACCGTCACAGCAGTCAAAGTTTCTGTCGCTGTGACTTGAGTACAAAATGGGGAGGAGCCCGCACACTTTGGACAACGGAACTTCtaggagaaagaggagagaaaagaagagaaaactcAAGATTTTTAAGGAGTATTCAAGAGATTTAGACTTTAGAGTTTCTTCTAAACCTTCATCTCTTAATTTTTTGTAATGAACCCGATGAATCTTAACTTTTCTATGGTTGTTTTTACTTCATTTATGGAATGGCTTTCTCGTAGTTGAGGTTTGTTAAAACCTATGGTTTGATTAGTGTTTGATTTTACCTTTCATTGCATGTGCTTATTTGACTTCTTGAGGAGTTCATTGATTTATTACTCGCAAGATATCAATTTCCCCATTGATTTGATTGGGTGTATGATATTCTTTTGTTGAATATTAATTGATTCTATTTGCGAGAAGGGATTAGTATTTTAACTTAGTTGTGTCACATAGATATCAGTGTTGTCAAAGGTGCGCTTAAGCCCTGAAGCGAGGTTCAAAATGTGTTGAGCGCTTCGCCTTACTTTATGCGCGCTTCAGTGTCATTATCTAGGTTCTAAGGCGTGTTTTTCCTTGCCAATGAACCTGTTCTGAAGAGgtgacactaaacaattgatacttcactttatcataattttacttttaagcTCCCGTAGCTCAGTTGGTTAGAGCACCCATTTAGTAAGCGGTAGGTCTTGAGTTCGACTCTCAACGAGAGCAAACTTAGACAGTTTGTAATCttttaattctcaaaaaaaaattattttcaatttctttggtcatatattttattttttttttgataaccgagaaatccgtctgtgacccgccctttggaccaatcacagccttctaaactcgatggataatgggcccgcccctctacccttctccacttaaataccgggcttcgctttgcatggtgtggggcttgaacctgcgacctaagccacaaatcctccaccttttaccacttgagctaggccttgggggcattctttggtcatatatttgtcattcatgtttataattattagtcttagactaaacatatatatctTCTCACATTGAGCCTTTTTTCATTAAGCCCACGCTTTATTTGTGCTAAAATCCCAACGGACCTTAGAGTTTTTTTGTGCTTTTCGCCTTCGATAACAGTGATAGATATTCGAGAGAAATCTATATATTTCTATCTTTAGAGAATCATTCAACACTAATTTCACATCTTTAtacatctttttctttctattaattGTATAACCGAAAGGAGTACAATAATTATAAAGGATTAGAGGGAATGAATGTATTCGTGAGAAACATTCATATTTTAACCAGGTTTGATGAAAGGAAGTGAAAATCGTCAGTTATTCCATATGTGGATTCTTGATTCAACTCATTTATCTCCCTATGTTATAAGGGCTTGTTCTAATTGGGTTGgttatttctttttccaatcATTATCAagttttgaattatatttctaaaattattaGATTTCCCAAATAGTATTCAAGCAATACTAATTAGCATATTAGAAACTCAATCCTCGTGGGATCAACATTATCTATACTATCTTTGACAAGCACGACCTCAATTTAAACACCGGTTTTGCACTCGGCAAGACCACTAATATTTTACCATTTAGACTCCACTACATAAGTGGTCTATAGTTCACTTACCTAACAATTCATCCCAACTCCAAAACAAAATTAGAACTACAGGCACTATCATATGTGCTCCGCAAACATAAAcacaaaggaaagaaaatctTTTTCTCCGGATAAgtgtttcaaaaacaaaatctgATCGTTAAAACAAACAGAATTTACAAACTTTTTCAAACCAAGCATAGAAAATACTAACTCTGGTTGATTGCTGTAGGCACTGCCTTGCCTCTAAATACTTGGGATTTACATGAATGCTATGTGCAGTCTGTTGAGCCTTCGAATCATCTCTACGTGCTCCTGATGAAGAGCCATTGACACCAGTTGTAAATCCAAGCTCCTTCTCAATAAGTTGAAGTTGCTGAGGAGGGAATACTTTTCTCCAGGTTACAAAAAGACGCTGCATCCCAGAGTGTACCGAAGGTTCTACCTGTCTATAAGCCTTGCAGAAAACctaaaaacataaaaaggaaAACCAATAATGACGAAAAAACTTAACAGGCTATTATGCACCAATTAGCACACTTACCAAACTACACGTATTTACTTATATAAGAGATGAGTAGATGACAGAATGGGTTTCATTTCTACATCTTCATCCATTCAGATGTGTGTTACATCATAGGGgggaaatttgaaaaaatagaaagcGGATAAGAATAGCAACAAAGCCTTTCTCAGGAAAAGAGGCAAGACATAAGAAACTACAAAatttagagagaaaaaatagaatCTCAATGAAGTGCATATAGATCAAATTCTGACCTCAGGCAGCCTGGCAGCAAAATACTTGATATAATCCCTCCCGATATTCTTCACAATACTGTCCAAAAGATAGAGAGATGGCAGCTTTTGCTCACTAGGAATCTGTAAATGATGTTCAAAGGTAGATTAACATGAGCTTGCCATAGCCATCAACAGTCAGGTGATACAGAGTAAAAGCAAAGAAAGAGCATGAAAGCAAATTCTCAAAATGATGACAAAAGGCAAACAGCAAGTAAGACAGCATAATCAGTCAAAGAAGTACAGAGAAAACTGTTATGCCCTTTCAAATGTGAAGTCCCACAGGACAGTCTAAAATGAAGGAAGGAGTTACTGGACACTCATACATGTCTATATAAACAGCGTACAGAAACTGAGCAGTAACATGGCTGAAGAATCACCATATACAACCATCTAATATTCAGAAGGATGGACCCTATATGAACGGAGACTTACTCATGTTAACATAGGAAACAACTGAATCCACTACCTAAAACCAGAAGAACAACTACACCTCAATCCCGAACGAACTAAAACTGCATCGTAAACTAGTTTTACCTGCATAGTCTTTATTTTACCAATGCAATTTAATGTCGCAAGGAGAACAACCATTCAAAGAATCCAAGAGTTTTGATGAGCAGTAGAGTGAGAAACCTGCCTATTGAAACTTGTCATGAAGCAGCTGTAACTTCTTTCAGACATACCTTCGACCATAAATAGGAAAATGGAATAAAAGATAAGAGACACCTACTTTTATGCTAAGTTAGAGGACTTGAGACACCATCCAGAGATTGGAAGTAGATTCTTCAAGACAACTTCAGCTCTTGCTAAAAGGGTTATGCGGAAAACAGTATCAGAGTTGATAGGGGCTGAGTGTGCGTTTATTCTTATTCTTCTAATCTAGAGGGTGAGTGTGCGTTTAATCGATCCAAAACTTAGCAATAGTCCAGCAACCATTGAACAGTGATTGAGTTGGAGGTATTTTTGTAGGTCATGAGCCGTATCAGAAAAAATAGTGAGATAGCATGATTCGAGA
Proteins encoded in this window:
- the LOC125865679 gene encoding putative phytosulfokines 6 translates to MKPMINLSLISSFIILLLISQTISARLSPINNRDINKIEANGIIHSIPTQEEDFTNLMGMEECEDRDEVCLNRRMVAEAHLDYIYTQNKPKP
- the LOC125865668 gene encoding uncharacterized protein LOC125865668; the encoded protein is MKSSRRSCLESGTKKPRLNEDSIGINRISNEGSFIPQRAVNSGSVAPRFRAIDSWEDPENSDSLCEPYQPQQPQQHQQQQQLISEYKRALAELTINSKPIITNLTIIAGENMRDAKAIAAIICANILEIPSEQKLPSLYLLDSIVKNIGRDYIKYFAARLPEVFCKAYRQVEPSVHSGMQRLFVTWRKVFPPQQLQLIEKELGFTTGVNGSSSGARRDDSKAQQTAHSIHVNPKYLEARQCLQQSTRAKGSADDITPRDIQKPERATSVGSERSWFDISAKCVQKEQLNERIREKTTSAAYGDPEYVSDLSRSSGFGLRITGEKLKEEGRDKSWYNPANGKILSQRNGLDLKHGVQSPSQNTANSDAYPQSTHSFANQSGTLMDRSWQSSDEEEYMWDDVNCADKDQRASEDPYKTGLDNQHPRPQNIFRLKAESEALADSLSREDNGQASSKNQISSMWSDEARHLASVQSTPDHPRGHLTSFSGLPTATNSIVGKSFQSQKDSSHVGTPSYGIAKTANGSRGTIMQPRETRGAAPPSLESAMRQLPPSPSISTGNFSQVVNSLTRDYHTQTESHADPRMSQFSRRSNLDPRKQVPQDSLPMTSQSAHLVSSQISQTPRYNPSSMMSSFQEEHHVSFPEKIQQESPESEFSIPSQKSIVTQLSGFADHSGTVPSILQGSESSGQTSMSSLLAAVMKSGVLNSSSSVGTPLNSCDKGPLSSQAGAQPPIPSGSPIQLLSSGPKAPHSVVSVQSDRNVSNPPSYSQRNGERPRLPPDPAPTPVGSESLQAPNVVNAASNPVAKLLNSLMAKGLISASKEESPTSTPPPTPPQTRFQCPPASISSTPGVSAPISSSTCSSQKDELSLSKPAAKIPDALPQSNKEEREDAFKPGVIRESNPGVISELLDDVPHQCGICGLRLKLRVQLDRHLEWHALRNPDGKLLHSERRWYLNSGEWFAGTGSVPHCGILAVPTGGSSKLSECTEVMVPADESQCVCVLCGQVFEDFYDEKSDKWMFKGAVYMDDSLNESGIQNPIVHKNCTSEDSQNWMLKDDIKQESEDWFTEFMD